Within Acidobacteriota bacterium, the genomic segment CGCGGCCTGTTCGGCGTCCAGACTCAGTACGACATGGTCGGCTCCAGCTTTCGCGGCGAAGCCCTGCGCTTCGGCCAACTGGGCCAGCAAGCGCCTTACATTGACCTGTCGAATTACCAGATGCAGTTTCAATACGGCACGTCGAAGCTGGTGCTGGGCCACGCCAGCTACGGCGCGCAGCGACATCTGATCAACAACTTCAACAGCCGCGGTCTGACGCTGACGATTCCCTTCGCCAAACGCTTCGACGTGACGCTGGCCGCGATGAACTCGACCAACATCGTCGGCTGGAGCAATTTCTCCGGCCTTGCGAACACGCGCCATCAGTTTTACAGCGGCACGCTCGGCTTCGAGGTCGTGCCCACCCGGCCCGGCGCGTTGCGCTTTGAAATCGGCGCACTCAGCGCCTATTCGCAACCGCGCGCCAATTTCAACCAGGGCAATGTCAACGACCTCGAACGCAGCCAGGGCGGCACCGCGCGCATGAAATTCAGCGACAAGACACAGCGGATTCGTTTCGACGGCGGTTTCACGCGCAGCCGTTTTAACAATCCCGACGACCCGCTGCTCAACCAGGGCGCGCGCGTCGTCGCGGTGAACATCAAAACCCGCAACGCGCGCTACGCCGACCTGAGCGTTGACTTGCTCAAAGAGTTCAGCTTCCGCAAACCGCCCGTTCAAGCAGGCGACGGTCAAACGCAACCGGTTGACGCCGCGCAAATTCGCAAGCTCAACCTCACGCTCAACGTGCGCCACGAGCGCGTAGACCCGCTCTACCGCAGCATCGGCGCGCAAACCCAGGCCGACCGTTTCAACACGCAAGCCGAATTGACCGGCTCTTACGGCGAACTCAATTTCAGCGCCGCGCACACCAACTTCCACGACAACCTGGCGGGCATCCCCACGCTGTTGAAAACGCTGACCGGCACCGACGCCTTCGCTATCAGCGTGCCGCTGTCCGTGCTTGCCAAAACACCCGCGCAGCAATCGTCCTCGTCGGACAAACCGCAATTCGCGCCGGTGCTGTTGCTGCCGCGCCTGGGCTACACCTTCACCCGCATTCGCGCCCACACGGGCAATCAACCGCCCACTGCCAGTGGCTTCGATAACTTTGGCGCGTTGCCCAATCAAGCGAACTACGTGCAAACCATCGCCGCCGAATGGCAATTCACCAACTGGCGCGCGACCTATCAACTCAATCACTCGCTGACCGACAACCGCGCCGTGGGCCGCGAACGCAGCGATCTGCAAAACTTTGCCCACGTCGTCGGCATCGGCTGGACGCCGCGCCCAACGCTGCAAGTGAATTTCGACGTGAATTTTGAAGACGCCAACAACCGCGAACAAGCCCAAACCAATCGCACCTTGCGCTTCGGCATTAACACCAACTGGCAAATGACCACACGCCAAACCTGGAACGCGACCTTTTCGACCATCGGCGCGGGCAATCTGGTGCGTACCCAACGCAACCGCAACCTGGAATTCGACCTGCAATGGGCTTACCGGCTGACACGCGAGCATCAGAACCGGTTCAGGAAATACCAGGTCAATTACTTTGTTCGTTACGCGAATCGTTATGCGCGGACACTGGATTCCGTGTTCAAGTTTAACTCGCTGACGCGATTGAACACATTTAACACAGGATTGAATTTCATCTTTTTCTGATTGGCACGGTACCGCGCGCGTCAGTAAGCGGAGCCGCTGCCTGCTGCTCCGCGGGTGTCAGTTGACAGCCCCGCTTGCTGACGCGCGCAGTACCGTACCGTTGGCCCGGAGTTATCTATGCAGAAGTTATTAACGACATTCTTTCTTTTGGTTACTTTTACAGTAACAAGTTCCGCGCAACAGGAAATCAAAGTCAGTCCGTCCAACGTCAATGTATACAGCCAGGGCGCGACGACGTACTTTCTGACCTATGGCAATCTGGACAATTACCGCCCTATCGAATCGCAATGGTGCGGCGAACTGGCCCCCGCCGCGCCCGACCTGGGCATGCGTTGTGCGCCGCAAACCATCTACGGCTCGTTGCCCGTGCGCTATAACCAGGCGCGGCTGAGCGGCAACAACGGCTACACCGACATCGTCTCCGTCCCGGCGGCCATCGCGCGCAAGGCTTACCAGGCCGCCGCACGCGGCGAAGACGCCCGGTTTTACTACGTGCGGCGCTTCGTCAATCAGAACGGCGGGCCGGATCAATACACGTTTGTTACGTTGCGGCTGACCGGCAACGGCGCGGGCGTGCCCTTTTCGCTGACCGATGTGCGCATGGGCTTTGGCAAGACCACCGGCCTGACCGGCAGCGGCAGCGAACCGCAGGTGCTGTTTGTCGAACCCAACGGCAAGTTGCCGCCGATTCGCGCCGAGCTCACTTACACCGGCACGGGCCGTTTGGTCGGGCGTTGGGAGATCGTTCAGCCCGGCGAAGAATTACCCGAACGCCGCGACCTGCTGACCGAAGCCGCGCTGCCCATCGAAGAACGCGGCTCGCAGAAACGCTACCGCCAACTCGCGCGCTTCAACATCTTCCTGCCGCCCGGCGGCAAGTTCGTGCTGCCCGGCCCCGACCCGGCCAAGCTACCCGCGCAAGCCGAAGGGCAATACCTGATCTTGCTGCGCGTCGAAGCTTCGGACGACCGCGAGAACGATTCCGATCTGGCGGCGGCGGGCGCGGGCGTGGGCGTCGTCCACAGCGGCGCGGTGGCGGGCTTCCCCTTGCCGGTGCTGCGCTACGTCGTGGGTGGCGGCGATCACACACAAGCCGTCGCGGCGCATCAAACGTCTAATTTTGCGCCGCTGTTGCCGCGCGATGGCGCAACCTTGCCGCTGAATCAGCCGGTGGATTTCGTCTGGTCGGCGCTGGCGGGCGCGGCGGTGTATCGGTTGGAGATCGAAGACGAAGCGGGCGCGCTGCTGCATTCGGCATTGTTGCAAGCGAACGCGCTGAGCTATCGCGCGCCTTCGTGGTTAAAGAGCAAGGCGAGGCAGCGCGCGTTGCAATGGCGGGTGGTGGCGTTGGATAAAAGCGGAACGATGTTGAGTGAGACGGGGCGGCGGAGTTTGCGGTTTAGCGTAGTCAGGTAACTTTGCGCCGCGACGCGCAGCGTCTTTGGAAGGCGCGCGTCAGATTTCGATACTTGATCCGATGCGGCTGATCGGCAGCGTGTCCCAAGCGCAGCTTTCGATCCGCTTCGTACTCGCTGTAATTGCCATCGAACCAAACCACACGGCTGTCGCCCTCGAACGCCAGCATGTGCGTGGCGATGCGATCTAGGAACCAGCGGTCGTGGCTGATGACGACGGCGCAGCCGGCGAAGTTTTCCAGTGCCTCTTCCAACGCGCGCATCGTGTTCACGTCCAGATCGTTGGTCGGTTCGTCCAGCAGCAACACGTTTGCGCCGGATTTCAAAATCTTAGCCAAATGCACGCGGTTGCGTTCGCCGCCTGACAGCGTGCCGACCTTTTTTTGCTGGTCGCTGCCGGAAAAATTCAAGCGCGCGACGTAAGCCCGCGAATTGACCTGTCGCGTGCCGAGCAGGATCGTGTCCTGGCCGTCGCTGATTTCTTCCCAGATGGATTTGTCAGCGTTGAGCGAGTCGCGCGATTGATCAACATAACCCAGCTTGACCGTCGCGCCGGTTTTGAACGTGCCGCTGTCGGGTTGTTCTTGACTGGTGATCAATCGAAAGAGGGTAGTTTTGCCCGCGCCATTCGGCCCGATCACGCCGACGATGCCGCCGGGCGGGAGACTGAATGACAGGCCCTCGAACAGCAGGTTCTCGCCATAGGCCTTGCTGACGTTGTCGGCTTCGATCACCACATCGCCGAGGCGCGGCCCGGCGGGGATGAAGATTTCCAGTTCGTCGGCGCGCTTCTCGTTCTCCTGTGCGAGCAGCGATTCATAAGCCTTGATGCGCGCTTTGCTCTTGGCGTGGCGCGCTTTCGGTGACATGCGCACCCACTCCAATTCGCGCTCTAAGGTCTTTTGCCGCGCGCCTTCCGATTTTTCTTCGCGGCGCAAGCGTTCCTGTTTCTGCTGCAACCAGGACGTGTAATTCCCTTCCCAGGGGATGCCCTGCCCGCGATCCAGTTCGAGAATCCAGCCCGCGACGTTATCCAAAAAGTAACGATCGTGTGTTACCGCGATGACCGTGCCCGGGTATTTTTGTAAATGTAACTCAAGCCATCCCACCGTCTCGGCGTCCAGGTGGTTGGTTGGTTCGTCGAGTAACAAAATATCGGGTTGTTTGAGTAACAAGCGGCATAATGCCACGCGGCGGCGTTCACCGCCCGATAACACCTTGATCGGCGTATCGCCCGGCGGGCAGCGCAACGCATCCATCGCCAAATCCAGGCGGCTGTCCAAATCCCAGGCATTGGCGGCATCGAGTTTGTCCTGCACTTCGCCCTGGCGTGCGAGCAGCTTGTTCATCGCGTCGTCGTCGAGCGGCTCGGCGAATTTGGCGTTGATGTCGTCGTATTCTTTGAGCAAATCCACGACTTCCTGCACGCCTTCTTCGACAATCTGTTTGACGGTTTTGCTTTCGTCGAGCTTGGGTTCCTGTTCCAGAAAGCCGATGGTGTAACCGGGCGACAACACGGTCTGGCCCTGAAAATCCTGATCAAGGCCCGCCAGGATGCGCAGCAGCGACGATTTGCCGGAGCCGTTAAGGCCCAGCACGCCGATTTTCGCGCCGTAAAAGTAACCGAGATAGATGTCTTTGAGGACGGCTTTTTTGTCATAGAACTTGCTGACGCCGACCATTGAGTAGATAACTTTGTTTGCTTCGTTGCTCATGAAATCGAAATGAATCCTTTTGTAACTTGTATGGGAAGATGAAGAGAGATAACGGAACAGACGGAAATAACGGAACAAACAGAACGCTTCCGGTTTAGTTCCGTTCTTCTTCCGTCTGTTCCGTTATTTCCGTCTGTTCCGTAATCTCTTCCTTACCTTCACTTCGTGTCCTCTTCGTGTGTCTTCGTGGAAGAAATGTTGTCATTGATCTTCCGCAAAATCCCGCACAGCATATTGGTATCGTAGCTCGACAGCCGGTATTTCAACAGCGCGCCCCGCACACGCCGCACCAAATCCGGCTCATTGCCGGGCAAGACAAAATCCACGCGCCGCATCAGGTCCAACGCCAATTCCATCGAAACTTCGCTCGCGCGTGACGTAGCCTGTTCTGACGGTGGCGGCGGCACTGGGGCTGGCTCGCGGATCAGTTCGTACAAACAAACAGCAACCGCCTGCCCCAGATTCATCGAAGGGCAATTCGGCTGTGTGGGAATCGTCAGCAGTTGATGGCAATGGCACAAATCTTCGTTGGTCAGGCCATGCTTTTCCGGGCCGAACACCAGGGCGAGACGATAGCTGGCTTGTTGCAGTTGCAGGCTCAATTCGGCGGGTGTCGCTAAGGGGCGTTCCTCGTTGGTGCGCGTGGGGTCGCCCGTGCCCACGACCAGATTGCAATCGGCAATAGCTTCAGCCAGCACAGGTACGACGTGGGCGCTGGTCAGCACGTCTTCGGCGTGGGGGGCAGAAACAATCTCGCTCCAAGTAGGCGGATGCGGCGTGACGACCCACAGATCGCCAAAGCCGAAGTTTTTCATGGCCCGCGCCACCGCGCCGATGTTGCGGGGATCGCGCGGACGAACGAGGACGATTCTGCATTCTGGTGGTGGCATCAAAGAGAATTACCGTGGTTGCGAACTAAATGTACAGCAGGCTGCCAGCCTGCTGACTGCCGATAGCAAGAGCCACATCTCGCGCACAGCGCCACCTGGAAGAAGAACGCCGGGATAACTTGCGCGGACGCCGATAGCAAGAGCCACATCTCGCGCACAGCCTCACAGGCCCAACAACAGGAGGCTGGCAGCCTCCTGTACACGCCACAGGTTCACTCAGTTCTTCGGCGCATATTTCAGCGCCGCGATTTGACTATGGGTGAGTTTGACTTTTTCGACCATGTCTCTGACGCGCGGCAATTCGCGCGCGCTAAGTTCATTGGTTTCGGCGGGATCAAGCTTGACGTTATAAAGCTCAACCGTTTTGAAATCGCTGGCAACCAGCAATTTGAAATCGCCCGCGCGTAACGCCATTTTCGGCAAGAACTTGTCCGTCTGGCTCTTGATGGCCTGATCGTATTGCCAATAGATAGGCCGTTGCCGCAGGTGTTTCTCACTCTGCAACAACGCCGCGATTGATTCGCCATCCAACGGAAGCTCGGGTTCACTTAGCCCCACCAACGCCCGCAACGTCGGCATCACATCCATTGCCGAGACGGGCGCATCGCTCACGCGGCCCGGCTTGATCACGGCGGGCCAGCGCAGGATGGCGGGTACGCGAAGGCCGCCTTCATACAAATGCAATTTCATGCCGCGCAGCTTTTTGCCATTGAGCTGGCCCGCCGTGCCGTAAGAACGGGTCGCCGTTTTGTAACGGTTCAGCGTTTCAGGCCCGTTATCGCTGGCGAAAATGACCAGCGTGTTTTCCGCCACCTTCAACTGATCGAGCATTTGCAACAAGCGCCCGATTTCATAATCGAGTTGCGCCACGTTGCCGAAATACTGCGCTTCATCGGCGCTTCGGCCTTTGGCGTATTCCAGAAAGAACGTGCTGGCGCTCGCCACCAACTCGTGGGGCGCGTGAAAGGGCACATACAAAAAAAACGGCTGGTCGGCTTTGCGTTGTTTCAACCATTCAAGCGCTTCGTCAACGATCAGCGTGCTGGAATAGCCTTTCAACGGCCCAACCGGTTGCCCATTGCGAAAGAAATTCACCGGGTTCTCGTGCGTCGGCAAGGCATTGTTTTGCGTGGCGAACCAGTATTGAAAGCCGTGCTCGCCCGGCGTCGGTTCCGAACCATCCATTTTGCTGTTGAGATGCCACTTGCCCATCATCGCCGTCGCGTAATTGGCGCGTTGCAATTCTTTGGCAAGTGTGGCGGTTTCTTTGGGCAAAAAGATGCCGCTGTTTTCAGGAATCCAGTCGCCGATGCCATCGCGTTGCGGGATACGCCCAGTCAGCAGGGCAGCGCGTGAGGGCGAACAGACCGGCGCGCCGCTGTAATAACTCGTCAGCCGTAATCCCTCTTTCGCCAGAATATCCAGATACGGCGTGCGAATCTGCGGATGGCCGTAACAGCCCAAATCGCCGTAACCCAAATCATCGGCGAGGAGGATGACAATATTCGGCGGCGTGAGTGGAGTGTTCTTTTTGGTTTGCGCTTCTGTTAGTGGGGCGCAAAGGCAAAGGGTGGCAAAGGTCAGCCAGCGTAATTTACGAACCAATTTCTTCATTGAATGAACACTCGAGGTAATGCAAATCGTCCAGCATGAGTGCCTGGAGTTCAGTCTAAAGCTTGAACTCCAGGCACTCATGCTGGACGGCTCGCTTTCACCAAAAATATAGCGCGTTACACCGCCGCCTTCACCGGCGCTTGCGTGCCCGGCAAGACGTAATCGCGTTCACTGGCCGGATTGAAGGTGACGCGCTTCTTCTGCATATACGCCATCTTGCCCAGGTGTGAAGCCAACGCCGAACGATGGCCGCTGACCACATCCGAGTTGGGCAGCTTGCGCGCCTTCACGCTATCGAGGAAGTTGCGCACGTGCTGCGGCTCTAACGCCAGCGCGGCTTTGCGATTGACCGGCGGCGGTGGGGCCTGGCGGCGTTCAGGTCGTTGCTGGTAAGTATATTGGCCGCGATCAATCAACAAACTACCTTCGCTGCCCATAAATTCAATCGCCGCGCCTCTGCCGCCCGGCACCAGCGTCGCTTCAAACGTACATGTCCATTGGCTGGGATACTCCAACTGGATGCAGATCGTATCCGGCGCCGTGCGTCCGTCTTTGTAGTTGTAAACGCCGCCCGAAGCATTCGCCACCGTGGGCAGGTCTTCGCCGACGAACCAGTGCACCACGTCAATCCAGTGCGTGAACAAATCAGTAATCTGGCCGCCACCGAAATCAAGATAGGCACGCCAGTTATAAAATTGCTGGGCGTCAAACTCGCGGCTTTTCACCGGCCCCAAAAAGGCTTTCCAATCCAGCCCGGCCGGTTTGTCTTTGAAAGGGGCTTTGCGCAAGTGATAGCCGTTGCCATGCCACCAGGTACGCACAAGTGTGATTTTGCCGAGCTTGCCTTTGTCAATGTATTCGCGTTTGGCTTCGGCGTAATGCTCGCCGCTGCGTTGTTGCAGGCCGACTTCGACGATGCGATTGGTGGCCTTGGTCACCTTGATCATCTCGTGGCCTTCTTCGATGGTGAAGGTCAGCGGCTTTTCGATGTAAACGTCCTTGCCAGCTTTGCAGGCATCGGTCGCCATCTTGACGTGCCAGGGGTCTGGCGTGGCAATCAGCACGGCGTCAACGTCTTTGCTGTCGAGCAGCGCGCGATATTCGGTGAATGTCTTGGCCTTGCCTTCGGTTTTCTCTTTGGCGGCGTTGAGATTTTGGTCGTAGACATCGCAGATGGCGACGACATCGCAATCTTTCTCTTTGAGAAACCAGCCCATCACGTCACCGCCGCGATTGCCGGTACCGATGACGCCCAGGCGCACACGGTCATTGGCGCCGAGCACGTTGTTCCAACTGGCGGCCGTCAGCGCCAGCGCGCCGGTGCCGCCAGTGGCACTGGTTGCGATAAAGTTTCGGCGCGAAGTTTTCGGTTCGGTCATTGGTCGTTCCTTTCCCAGCCTGTAGTCTGGACTTGTTGAAGTAGAGGTTCGGGATGTTTCGGATGGCGGGCATTTTCCCTTGTTCAGACGGGATTGTCCATTGCTTTAAAGCAATAAGACGAGGCGAACGCGTTAGGAACGATTCAGCCGCGAAGTATTGCCGATCACCGACAAGCTTGATAGCAACATCGCTCCGGCGGCGAGGATGGGATTGAGCAACCCCGTCACCGCCAGACTCAGGCCGAGCGTGTTGTAGAGAAAAGCCCAGAACAGATTTTGCCGCACGATGCCCCAGGTGCGTTGGGCCAAGGCAAAAACGCTGGGCACCTTTTGCAACGACTGGCTCATCAGCACGACCGAAGACGCGCGCATTGCCAAATCCGTGCCCGATCCCAGCGCAATGCTCAAATCGGCTTGGGCTAACGCGGGCGCATCATTGACGCCATCGCCAATCATTGCGACGACTTTGCCGGCGCGTTGCAATTCGGCAATTACCTTGACCTTGTCTGCGGGCAAAGCGCTGGCGCGAAAGTCATCGGCGTGAATCGCTTCAGCCACCCATTGCGTTGTCTCTGGTGCATCGCCCGAAACCAGCAGCACCTTGACGCCGCGTTGTTGTAATTGCCGCACGACCTCGACGGCTTCGGCTTTGATGCGATCACCGAAGGCCAACAAGCCTTTCACCGCGCCATCCCAACCGTAATAGGTCACCGTGCGGCCATGCGCTTCCCAAGCGCTGGCGCGCTGTGCACAAGTGGCAGGCAACGCCAAACTCTCAGCCTCAGCCAGCCGGCGATTGCCAATGAAGACACGATGCCCGGCAACCTGCCCCGTAATGCCTGCACCTTTCCTGACTTCCACTGAGGTTGCGTCATAGCGCGTGGCGTTTTGTGCGTCAGCAAATTTCACGACCGCTTGACCGAGCGGATGTTCGGAAAAACGTTCGAGCGCGGCCAACAGCGGCAAGTGAATTTCATGGAGGACGTTTGGATCTCCCAACAGTGCGGTACCGGGAGCGGTAGCGACCGGGTCAACCTGCTGCAGGGCGACATTCAGTGCCAATCTCACCCGGTCACTACCGCTCCCGGTACCGCACTGGACACGCTGATCTTCAAGCGAGGTTTCTCCCAAAACAAGCGCATGCTCCAGCAGCACAAAATCGCCGTCCGTCACGGTACCGGTTTTGTCGAAGATCACCGTGTCTACGCGGCGCATAGTTTCGAGCATGCGGCTGTCGCTCACGAGAATGCCCTGCCGCGAAGCCGCGCCAATGGCCGCCGTCACGGCCAAAGGCGTCGCCAAGCCCAATGCGCACGGGCAGGCAATCACCAACACGGTAATGGCGCGCATCAACGCTTCGCCCGCAGGCGTAAACCCGCCCAACCAGCACACCGCAAAGGTCAGCAGCGCAAAGACGATCACGGCGGGGACGAACAACCGCGAGATGCGATCCACGGCGCGTTCGAGTTCAGAGCGGCTGCTGAGCGCCTGTTCGACCAGCTTGATGATTTGCGCCAGCGTCGTGTCGGCGCCGACTTTGGCGGCGCGGATGCGGAGCACATTGCCGAGATTGACGCTGCCCGCCACG encodes:
- the ettA gene encoding energy-dependent translational throttle protein EttA, which encodes MSNEANKVIYSMVGVSKFYDKKAVLKDIYLGYFYGAKIGVLGLNGSGKSSLLRILAGLDQDFQGQTVLSPGYTIGFLEQEPKLDESKTVKQIVEEGVQEVVDLLKEYDDINAKFAEPLDDDAMNKLLARQGEVQDKLDAANAWDLDSRLDLAMDALRCPPGDTPIKVLSGGERRRVALCRLLLKQPDILLLDEPTNHLDAETVGWLELHLQKYPGTVIAVTHDRYFLDNVAGWILELDRGQGIPWEGNYTSWLQQKQERLRREEKSEGARQKTLERELEWVRMSPKARHAKSKARIKAYESLLAQENEKRADELEIFIPAGPRLGDVVIEADNVSKAYGENLLFEGLSFSLPPGGIVGVIGPNGAGKTTLFRLITSQEQPDSGTFKTGATVKLGYVDQSRDSLNADKSIWEEISDGQDTILLGTRQVNSRAYVARLNFSGSDQQKKVGTLSGGERNRVHLAKILKSGANVLLLDEPTNDLDVNTMRALEEALENFAGCAVVISHDRWFLDRIATHMLAFEGDSRVVWFDGNYSEYEADRKLRLGHAADQPHRIKYRNLTRAFQRRCASRRKVT
- a CDS encoding TrmJ/YjtD family RNA methyltransferase, translated to MPPPECRIVLVRPRDPRNIGAVARAMKNFGFGDLWVVTPHPPTWSEIVSAPHAEDVLTSAHVVPVLAEAIADCNLVVGTGDPTRTNEERPLATPAELSLQLQQASYRLALVFGPEKHGLTNEDLCHCHQLLTIPTQPNCPSMNLGQAVAVCLYELIREPAPVPPPPSEQATSRASEVSMELALDLMRRVDFVLPGNEPDLVRRVRGALLKYRLSSYDTNMLCGILRKINDNISSTKTHEEDTK
- a CDS encoding sulfatase-like hydrolase/transferase; the encoded protein is MKKLVRKLRWLTFATLCLCAPLTEAQTKKNTPLTPPNIVILLADDLGYGDLGCYGHPQIRTPYLDILAKEGLRLTSYYSGAPVCSPSRAALLTGRIPQRDGIGDWIPENSGIFLPKETATLAKELQRANYATAMMGKWHLNSKMDGSEPTPGEHGFQYWFATQNNALPTHENPVNFFRNGQPVGPLKGYSSTLIVDEALEWLKQRKADQPFFLYVPFHAPHELVASASTFFLEYAKGRSADEAQYFGNVAQLDYEIGRLLQMLDQLKVAENTLVIFASDNGPETLNRYKTATRSYGTAGQLNGKKLRGMKLHLYEGGLRVPAILRWPAVIKPGRVSDAPVSAMDVMPTLRALVGLSEPELPLDGESIAALLQSEKHLRQRPIYWQYDQAIKSQTDKFLPKMALRAGDFKLLVASDFKTVELYNVKLDPAETNELSARELPRVRDMVEKVKLTHSQIAALKYAPKN
- a CDS encoding Gfo/Idh/MocA family oxidoreductase, producing the protein MTEPKTSRRNFIATSATGGTGALALTAASWNNVLGANDRVRLGVIGTGNRGGDVMGWFLKEKDCDVVAICDVYDQNLNAAKEKTEGKAKTFTEYRALLDSKDVDAVLIATPDPWHVKMATDACKAGKDVYIEKPLTFTIEEGHEMIKVTKATNRIVEVGLQQRSGEHYAEAKREYIDKGKLGKITLVRTWWHGNGYHLRKAPFKDKPAGLDWKAFLGPVKSREFDAQQFYNWRAYLDFGGGQITDLFTHWIDVVHWFVGEDLPTVANASGGVYNYKDGRTAPDTICIQLEYPSQWTCTFEATLVPGGRGAAIEFMGSEGSLLIDRGQYTYQQRPERRQAPPPPVNRKAALALEPQHVRNFLDSVKARKLPNSDVVSGHRSALASHLGKMAYMQKKRVTFNPASERDYVLPGTQAPVKAAV
- a CDS encoding heavy metal translocating P-type ATPase, with product MMEKTCDLCELHVGRHPFSRRFEAAEKTFCCLGCLNVYAILLESGVLVSGADVRETELFKRSQALGLISNGEQGAARPTPKFELPPEAPLQEALLQVNGMWCSSCAWLIEHALLNERGVVAVEAFFASDMVKVRYCPQYLPPDRLRKRIEQLGYQASAYTGDQEAAHAERRDLLLRLGIAGFLGMNLMTLSMALYVGYFQDISESVRRFLPFLLWALATPVIFYSGKPILRAAWRGLVNRTVRMETLLTLGILAAYIYSIVQAFAGLSGQRAHIYFDTASTIVTLVLVGKVIERNAKERTTRAIAMLYRLMPKKVRLWAAGRERFVTIEALEVGDEFVVKTGERIPADGIVSEGHSHADEALLTGEAAPIRKDPGSQVVAGSVNLGNVLRIRAAKVGADTTLAQIIKLVEQALSSRSELERAVDRISRLFVPAVIVFALLTFAVCWLGGFTPAGEALMRAITVLVIACPCALGLATPLAVTAAIGAASRQGILVSDSRMLETMRRVDTVIFDKTGTVTDGDFVLLEHALVLGETSLEDQRVQCGTGSGSDRVRLALNVALQQVDPVATAPGTALLGDPNVLHEIHLPLLAALERFSEHPLGQAVVKFADAQNATRYDATSVEVRKGAGITGQVAGHRVFIGNRRLAEAESLALPATCAQRASAWEAHGRTVTYYGWDGAVKGLLAFGDRIKAEAVEVVRQLQQRGVKVLLVSGDAPETTQWVAEAIHADDFRASALPADKVKVIAELQRAGKVVAMIGDGVNDAPALAQADLSIALGSGTDLAMRASSVVLMSQSLQKVPSVFALAQRTWGIVRQNLFWAFLYNTLGLSLAVTGLLNPILAAGAMLLSSLSVIGNTSRLNRS